The Theropithecus gelada isolate Dixy chromosome X, Tgel_1.0, whole genome shotgun sequence genome includes a window with the following:
- the MAGIX gene encoding PDZ domain-containing protein MAGIX isoform X1 — MEPRTGDAADPRGSRGGRGPSRLAGPSARQLLARLDARPLAARAAVDVAALVRRAGATLRLRRKEVVSVLDSADIEVTDSRLPHATIVDHRPQHRWLETRNAPPQVIQGKARSAPKPSQASGHFSVELVRGYAGFGLTLGGGRDVSGDTPLAVRGLLKDGPAQRCGRLEVGDLVLHINGESTQGLTHAQAVDRIRAGGPQLHLVLRRPLETHPGKSRRVGEPQKGVVPSWLDRSPDPGGPEVTGCRSSSSTSPVQHPPSRTTLKKTQGSPEPSPEAVADGPTVSPPERCTEDPNDQIPGSPGPWLVPSEERLSRALGVRGTAQLAQEMAAGRRRH; from the exons ATGGAGCCGCGCACAGGGGACGCCGCGGACCCTAGGGGCAGCAGAGGAG GCCGCGGCCCCTCCCGGCTCGCCGGCCCCAGCGCCCGGCAGCTCCTGGCGCGGCTGGACGCGCGCCCCCTGGCGGCGCGAGCTGCGGTCGATGTGGCGGCGCTGGTACGCAGGGCGGGCGCCACATTGCGCCTGCGCCGGAAGGAGG TTGTTAGCGTGCTGGACTCTGCGGACATAGAGGTCACAGATAGTCGCCTGCCTCATGCCACTATTGTGGATCACCGGCCCCAG CACCGTTGGTTAGAGACACGTAATGCGCCTCCCCAAGTGATCCAGGGTAAGGCACGTAGTGCTCCGAAGCCATCCCAGGCCTCTGGTCATTTCTCTGTGGAGCTGGTCCGCGGTTACGCAGGCTTTGGCCTCACCTTAGGTGGGGGCCGGGATGTTTCTGGGGACACTCCACTGGCCGTGCGCGGGCTGCTAAAGGATGGTCCAGCACAGCGCTGTGGTCGTTTGGAG GTCGGGGACCTTGTGCTCCACATCAACGGAGAGTCAACGCAGGGCCTCACCCATGCCCAGGCCGTGGATCGGATCCGAGCTGGAGGCCCCCAGCTCCACCTGGTTCTTCGTCGGCCTCTGGAGACCCACCCTGGCAAGTCTCGAAGGGTGGGAGAGCCCCAAAAAGGAGTTG TCCCGTCATGGCTAGATCGCAGCCCAGATCCTGGAGGGCCGGAGGTAACGGGGTgtcgcagcagcagcagcacttcCCCAGTTCAGCACCCTCCATCCCGGACGACGCTCAAGAAGACCCAGGGCAGCCCAGAGCCTAGTCCAGAGGCGGTCGCCGATGGCCCCACGGTTTCTCCTCCTGAGCGCTGCACTGAGGATCCCAACGACCAGATCCCGGGTTCCCCGGGGCCCTGGCTAGTGCCCAGCGAGGAACGGCTCTCGCGGGCCCTAGGGGTCCGGGGGACAGCGCAGCTCGCTCAGGAGATGGCAGCCGGAAGGCGGAGGCACTGA
- the MAGIX gene encoding PDZ domain-containing protein MAGIX isoform X3 — MEPRTGDAADPRGSRGGRGPSRLAGPSARQLLARLDARPLAARAAVDVAALVRRAGATLRLRRKEVVSVLDSADIEVTDSRLPHATIVDHRPQVGDLVLHINGESTQGLTHAQAVDRIRAGGPQLHLVLRRPLETHPGKSRRVGEPQKGVDRSPDPGGPEVTGCRSSSSTSPVQHPPSRTTLKKTQGSPEPSPEAVADGPTVSPPERCTEDPNDQIPGSPGPWLVPSEERLSRALGVRGTAQLAQEMAAGRRRH, encoded by the exons ATGGAGCCGCGCACAGGGGACGCCGCGGACCCTAGGGGCAGCAGAGGAG GCCGCGGCCCCTCCCGGCTCGCCGGCCCCAGCGCCCGGCAGCTCCTGGCGCGGCTGGACGCGCGCCCCCTGGCGGCGCGAGCTGCGGTCGATGTGGCGGCGCTGGTACGCAGGGCGGGCGCCACATTGCGCCTGCGCCGGAAGGAGG TTGTTAGCGTGCTGGACTCTGCGGACATAGAGGTCACAGATAGTCGCCTGCCTCATGCCACTATTGTGGATCACCGGCCCCAG GTCGGGGACCTTGTGCTCCACATCAACGGAGAGTCAACGCAGGGCCTCACCCATGCCCAGGCCGTGGATCGGATCCGAGCTGGAGGCCCCCAGCTCCACCTGGTTCTTCGTCGGCCTCTGGAGACCCACCCTGGCAAGTCTCGAAGGGTGGGAGAGCCCCAAAAAGGAGTTG ATCGCAGCCCAGATCCTGGAGGGCCGGAGGTAACGGGGTgtcgcagcagcagcagcacttcCCCAGTTCAGCACCCTCCATCCCGGACGACGCTCAAGAAGACCCAGGGCAGCCCAGAGCCTAGTCCAGAGGCGGTCGCCGATGGCCCCACGGTTTCTCCTCCTGAGCGCTGCACTGAGGATCCCAACGACCAGATCCCGGGTTCCCCGGGGCCCTGGCTAGTGCCCAGCGAGGAACGGCTCTCGCGGGCCCTAGGGGTCCGGGGGACAGCGCAGCTCGCTCAGGAGATGGCAGCCGGAAGGCGGAGGCACTGA
- the MAGIX gene encoding PDZ domain-containing protein MAGIX isoform X2, which yields MEPRTGDAADPRGSRGGRGPSRLAGPSARQLLARLDARPLAARAAVDVAALVRRAGATLRLRRKEVVSVLDSADIEVTDSRLPHATIVDHRPQVGDLVLHINGESTQGLTHAQAVDRIRAGGPQLHLVLRRPLETHPGKSRRVGEPQKGVVPSWLDRSPDPGGPEVTGCRSSSSTSPVQHPPSRTTLKKTQGSPEPSPEAVADGPTVSPPERCTEDPNDQIPGSPGPWLVPSEERLSRALGVRGTAQLAQEMAAGRRRH from the exons ATGGAGCCGCGCACAGGGGACGCCGCGGACCCTAGGGGCAGCAGAGGAG GCCGCGGCCCCTCCCGGCTCGCCGGCCCCAGCGCCCGGCAGCTCCTGGCGCGGCTGGACGCGCGCCCCCTGGCGGCGCGAGCTGCGGTCGATGTGGCGGCGCTGGTACGCAGGGCGGGCGCCACATTGCGCCTGCGCCGGAAGGAGG TTGTTAGCGTGCTGGACTCTGCGGACATAGAGGTCACAGATAGTCGCCTGCCTCATGCCACTATTGTGGATCACCGGCCCCAG GTCGGGGACCTTGTGCTCCACATCAACGGAGAGTCAACGCAGGGCCTCACCCATGCCCAGGCCGTGGATCGGATCCGAGCTGGAGGCCCCCAGCTCCACCTGGTTCTTCGTCGGCCTCTGGAGACCCACCCTGGCAAGTCTCGAAGGGTGGGAGAGCCCCAAAAAGGAGTTG TCCCGTCATGGCTAGATCGCAGCCCAGATCCTGGAGGGCCGGAGGTAACGGGGTgtcgcagcagcagcagcacttcCCCAGTTCAGCACCCTCCATCCCGGACGACGCTCAAGAAGACCCAGGGCAGCCCAGAGCCTAGTCCAGAGGCGGTCGCCGATGGCCCCACGGTTTCTCCTCCTGAGCGCTGCACTGAGGATCCCAACGACCAGATCCCGGGTTCCCCGGGGCCCTGGCTAGTGCCCAGCGAGGAACGGCTCTCGCGGGCCCTAGGGGTCCGGGGGACAGCGCAGCTCGCTCAGGAGATGGCAGCCGGAAGGCGGAGGCACTGA